In Sphingomonas panacisoli, one genomic interval encodes:
- a CDS encoding glyoxalase superfamily protein yields the protein MLGAPVPILRSFDEARTKDFYLNFLGFELVFEHRFEASAPLYMGVRKGDCVLHLSEHYGDGAPGSAMRIPVDDVSAYMAELRAKQHGNARPGEPQLMPWGSRDITIHDPAHNQLTFFTPAPTESDDGAA from the coding sequence ATGCTCGGCGCTCCCGTCCCGATCCTGCGCAGTTTCGACGAGGCGCGGACCAAGGATTTCTATCTGAACTTCCTTGGTTTCGAGCTGGTGTTCGAACATCGGTTCGAGGCGTCGGCGCCGCTCTACATGGGCGTGCGCAAGGGCGATTGCGTGCTGCATCTGTCGGAGCATTATGGCGACGGGGCGCCCGGGTCCGCGATGCGCATCCCGGTCGATGACGTCTCGGCCTATATGGCGGAACTGCGCGCGAAGCAGCATGGCAATGCGCGTCCGGGCGAGCCGCAGCTCATGCCCTGGGGTTCGCGCGATATCACGATCCACGACCCCGCGCACAACCAGCTGACGTTCTTCACGCCCGCACCGACCGAGAGCGACGATGGTGCGGCCTAG
- the rbfA gene encoding 30S ribosome-binding factor RbfA, which yields MRPSGSTEERSVRTLRVGEQVRHILSDILQRGDVHDDTLASHMVSITEVRMSPDLRHATVFVKPLLGKDEEAVLKALRTNTAYLQREVAHAVKMKYAARLKFIADESFDEGSHIDTLLRDPHVAQDIASDD from the coding sequence GTGCGGCCTAGCGGTTCAACCGAGGAACGCTCGGTCCGCACGCTGCGCGTGGGCGAGCAGGTACGGCATATCCTGTCCGACATCCTGCAGCGCGGCGACGTGCACGACGACACGCTGGCGAGCCACATGGTGTCGATCACCGAAGTGCGGATGTCGCCCGACCTGCGCCACGCGACGGTGTTCGTGAAGCCGCTGCTCGGCAAGGACGAGGAGGCGGTGCTCAAGGCGCTGCGCACCAACACCGCCTATCTCCAGCGCGAAGTCGCGCACGCGGTGAAGATGAAATACGCCGCGCGTCTGAAGTTCATCGCCGACGAAAGTTTCGACGAGGGCAGCCACATCGACACGCTGCTCCGCGACCCGCACGTCGCGCAGGATATCGCGTCGGACGACTAG
- a CDS encoding thymidine kinase, with protein MAKLYFYYASMNAGKSTTLLQADFNYRERGMATMLFTAAIDDRFATGTITSRIGLDQSATPFDAKTDIAAIVADKHAHEKVACVLVDEAQFLTAAQVDQLAHLADVVSIPVLAYGLRTDFQGQLFEGSARLLALADSLVELKSVCECGRKATMNLRVDAEGKAVAHGAQTEIGGNDRYVALCRKHFTERSAAAR; from the coding sequence ATGGCCAAGCTCTATTTCTACTACGCCTCGATGAATGCGGGGAAATCGACCACCCTGCTGCAGGCCGATTTCAACTATCGCGAGCGGGGCATGGCGACGATGCTGTTCACCGCCGCGATCGACGATCGCTTCGCGACGGGGACGATCACCTCGCGGATCGGGCTCGACCAGTCGGCCACGCCGTTCGATGCGAAGACCGACATTGCCGCGATCGTCGCGGACAAGCATGCGCACGAGAAAGTGGCGTGCGTGCTGGTCGACGAGGCGCAGTTCCTGACCGCCGCGCAGGTCGATCAGCTCGCGCATCTCGCGGACGTGGTGAGCATTCCGGTGCTCGCGTACGGCTTGCGCACCGATTTTCAGGGACAATTGTTCGAAGGGTCGGCGCGATTGCTGGCGCTGGCCGACTCGCTGGTCGAGCTCAAGTCGGTCTGCGAATGCGGTCGCAAGGCGACGATGAACCTGCGTGTCGATGCCGAGGGCAAGGCGGTCGCGCACGGAGCGCAAACCGAGATCGGCGGTAACGACCGCTATGTGGCCTTGTGCCGCAAGCACTTCACCGAGCGTTCAGCCGCCGCGCGCTAA
- a CDS encoding DUF6491 family protein — protein sequence MPFWVRQSWCRHPRSPSSRPGRRTSSARKRASRFGTIGIYDFEARDDQGVYLQDQQRRWYYARISGVCTGLPFANRIAVDTRFGGSELDRTGTLLVDGQSCHIDSLTASNGPPPKPKKVKKG from the coding sequence ATGCCATTCTGGGTGCGGCAATCCTGGTGTCGACACCCGCGCTCGCCAAGCAGCCGACCTGGCCGGCGGACAAGCTCGGCAAGGAAACGAGCATCCCGTTTCGGGACGATCGGTATTTACGATTTCGAGGCGCGCGACGATCAGGGTGTCTACCTGCAGGACCAGCAACGACGCTGGTATTATGCGCGCATTTCGGGCGTGTGCACCGGCTTGCCGTTCGCGAACCGGATCGCGGTCGATACGCGGTTCGGCGGCAGCGAGCTCGACCGCACCGGTACGTTGCTGGTCGACGGCCAAAGCTGTCACATCGACAGCCTGACTGCGAGCAACGGCCCGCCGCCCAAGCCGAAGAAGGTCAAGAAGGGCTGA
- the truB gene encoding tRNA pseudouridine(55) synthase TruB — MHGWIILDKPLELGSTQGVSAVKRALRQGGYRKLKVGHGGTLDPLATGVLPIAIGEATKLAGRMLDSDKVYDFTVAFGVETDTLDLEGKAVAESDVRPSMMAIDAVLPQFTGAIDQVPPAYSALKVDGERAYDLARAGEDVELKCRSVTVYSLVRHPRESGGLSPVLSNARHGDEMGPRFRGDDEVMDSVTLTAHVSKGTYIRSLARDIARALGTVGHVTYLRRIKAGPFDLSHAISLDKLDEAAKGRTLEQHLLPLRAGLDDIPALALDPDQAGALRQGRVLAGIAEDDGLHFATLGDTPVALVVVTSGEARVVRGFNL; from the coding sequence GTGCATGGCTGGATCATCCTCGACAAACCGCTCGAGCTCGGCTCGACGCAAGGCGTGAGCGCGGTCAAGCGTGCGTTGCGTCAAGGTGGGTATAGGAAGCTAAAAGTCGGGCACGGCGGCACGCTCGATCCGCTGGCGACAGGCGTGCTGCCCATCGCGATCGGCGAGGCGACCAAGCTCGCCGGGCGGATGCTCGACAGCGACAAGGTCTACGACTTCACAGTCGCGTTCGGGGTCGAGACGGATACGCTCGATCTGGAGGGAAAGGCGGTCGCGGAGAGCGACGTGCGGCCAAGCATGATGGCGATCGATGCCGTCCTACCGCAATTCACCGGCGCGATCGACCAGGTGCCGCCAGCCTATTCGGCGCTGAAGGTCGATGGCGAGCGGGCGTATGATCTGGCGAGAGCGGGGGAAGATGTTGAACTGAAGTGCCGCTCAGTAACAGTCTATTCTTTAGTCCGTCACCCCCGCGAAAGCGGGGGCCTATCTCCCGTCCTGTCCAATGCGCGGCACGGCGACGAGATGGGTCCCCGCTTTCGCGGGGATGACGAGGTTATGGATAGTGTCACCCTCACCGCCCACGTCTCCAAGGGCACCTACATCCGCTCCCTCGCCCGCGACATCGCCCGCGCGCTTGGCACCGTCGGCCACGTCACCTATCTCAGGCGCATCAAGGCCGGCCCGTTCGACCTGTCCCACGCGATATCGCTGGACAAACTGGACGAAGCCGCTAAGGGCCGCACCCTTGAACAACATCTCCTGCCGCTGAGGGCGGGGCTGGACGACATCCCGGCTCTCGCGCTCGATCCCGACCAGGCAGGGGCGCTCCGTCAGGGGCGCGTTCTGGCCGGGATTGCCGAAGACGATGGCCTGCACTTCGCGACCCTGGGCGACACGCCCGTCGCATTGGTGGTGGTCACCAGCGGGGAAGCCCGTGTCGTCCGCGGCTTCAACCTATAG
- the rpsO gene encoding 30S ribosomal protein S15, with product MSITPERKEALIKEHARAEGDTGSPEVQVAILTDRIKTLTEHFKTHAKDNHSRRGLLMMVNKRRSLLDYLRKTEGDRYLALIAKLGLRK from the coding sequence ATGTCGATTACGCCGGAGCGCAAGGAAGCGCTGATCAAGGAACATGCCCGCGCCGAAGGCGACACGGGTTCGCCCGAAGTCCAGGTCGCGATCCTAACCGACCGCATCAAGACCCTGACCGAGCATTTCAAGACCCACGCGAAGGACAACCATTCGCGCCGCGGGCTGCTCATGATGGTCAACAAGCGTCGCTCGCTGCTCGACTATCTCCGCAAGACCGAGGGCGATCGTTATCTCGCTCTCATCGCGAAGCTCGGTCTCCGCAAGTAA
- the pnp gene encoding polyribonucleotide nucleotidyltransferase, with protein MFDTKKVSIEWGGKTLTLETGKVARQADGAIMATLGETVVLCAVTAAKSVKEGQDFFPLTVHYQEKYSAAGRIPGGFFKRERGATEKETLVSRLIDRPIRPLFPEGFYNEINAIAQVLSYDGENEPDILAMVAASAALTISGVPFMGPIGAARVGYVDGEYILNPTDEQVAAGDLDLVVAATYDAVMMVESEANELSEEVMLGAVLFAHDACKEIVKAIVKLAEKAAKDPWDMAKGDDTAAIKAKLKDLIGKDIAAAYKLTDKSARSNALNEARAKAKAQFTADGLSPQEVMAGIKLTKKLEADIVRGAILKDGKRIDGRTTTQIRPIVAETHFLPRAHGSALFTRGETQSICTTTLGTKDAEQMIDGLNGLSYSNFMLHYNFPPYSVGEVGRFGAPGRREVGHGKLAWRALHPVLPSKEDFPYTIRILSDITESNGSSSMATVCGGSLSMMDAGVPLKRPVSGIAMGLILEGKDYAILSDILGDEDHLGDMDFKVAGTSEGITTMQMDIKIAGITKEIFEAALNQAKEGRAHILAEMNKTLDHTREELSAHAPRIETFSIDKSKIRDVIGTGGKVIREIVATTGAKVDIDDEGVIKVSSSDTAQIEAAIKWIKGIVEEPEVGKVYDGKVVNLVDFGAFVNFMGGKDGLVHVSEIKNERVEKVSDVLSEGQEVKVKVLEIDQRGKVRLSMRVVDQETGAELEDTRPPREPREGGDRGPRGDRGPRRDGGGGRDGGRGPRRDGGDRGPRRDGGDRGPRRERSEGGNDDGPAPEFAPAFLTGGNDD; from the coding sequence ATGTTCGATACCAAGAAGGTAAGCATCGAGTGGGGCGGCAAGACCCTCACGCTCGAAACGGGCAAGGTTGCCCGCCAGGCCGACGGCGCGATCATGGCGACGCTCGGCGAGACCGTCGTTCTGTGCGCGGTCACCGCCGCCAAGTCGGTCAAGGAAGGGCAGGACTTCTTCCCGCTCACCGTCCACTATCAGGAAAAATATTCCGCGGCCGGCCGCATCCCCGGCGGCTTCTTCAAGCGCGAGCGCGGCGCGACCGAGAAGGAAACTTTGGTTTCCCGCCTTATCGACCGCCCGATCCGTCCGCTGTTTCCGGAAGGGTTCTACAACGAGATCAACGCGATCGCGCAGGTGCTGTCGTATGACGGCGAGAACGAGCCGGACATCCTCGCGATGGTCGCCGCCTCCGCCGCACTGACGATCTCCGGCGTGCCGTTCATGGGCCCGATCGGGGCGGCGCGCGTCGGGTATGTCGACGGTGAGTACATCCTGAATCCTACGGATGAGCAGGTTGCCGCGGGCGATCTCGATCTCGTCGTCGCCGCGACCTACGACGCGGTGATGATGGTCGAGTCCGAAGCCAACGAGCTGTCGGAAGAGGTCATGCTGGGCGCCGTCCTGTTCGCGCACGACGCGTGCAAGGAAATCGTCAAGGCGATCGTGAAGCTCGCCGAAAAGGCCGCCAAGGATCCGTGGGACATGGCCAAGGGCGACGACACTGCCGCGATCAAGGCCAAGCTGAAGGACCTGATCGGCAAGGACATCGCCGCCGCCTACAAGCTGACCGACAAGTCGGCCCGCTCGAACGCGCTCAACGAAGCGCGCGCGAAGGCGAAGGCCCAGTTCACCGCCGACGGCCTCAGCCCGCAGGAAGTCATGGCCGGCATCAAGCTCACGAAGAAGCTGGAAGCCGACATCGTCCGCGGCGCCATCCTGAAGGACGGCAAGCGCATCGACGGTCGCACCACGACCCAGATCCGCCCGATCGTCGCGGAAACGCACTTCCTGCCCCGCGCGCACGGCTCGGCCTTGTTCACGCGTGGCGAGACGCAGTCGATCTGCACCACCACGCTCGGCACCAAGGACGCCGAGCAGATGATCGACGGCCTCAACGGCCTGTCCTACTCCAACTTCATGCTGCACTATAACTTCCCGCCCTATTCGGTCGGTGAAGTCGGCCGCTTCGGCGCCCCCGGGCGTCGCGAAGTCGGCCACGGCAAGCTCGCCTGGCGCGCGCTGCACCCGGTGCTGCCGTCGAAGGAGGACTTCCCCTACACGATCCGCATCCTGTCGGACATCACCGAGTCGAACGGCTCGTCGTCGATGGCGACGGTGTGCGGCGGGTCGCTGTCGATGATGGACGCGGGCGTGCCGCTCAAGCGCCCGGTCAGCGGCATCGCGATGGGTCTGATCCTCGAAGGCAAGGATTACGCGATCCTGTCCGACATCCTGGGTGACGAAGATCACCTGGGCGACATGGACTTCAAGGTCGCGGGCACGTCCGAAGGCATCACCACGATGCAGATGGACATCAAGATCGCCGGCATCACCAAGGAGATCTTCGAAGCCGCGCTGAACCAGGCGAAGGAAGGCCGCGCGCACATCCTGGCCGAGATGAACAAGACGCTCGACCACACGCGCGAAGAACTGTCGGCGCACGCGCCGCGGATCGAAACCTTCTCGATCGACAAGTCGAAGATCCGCGACGTCATCGGCACCGGCGGCAAGGTCATCCGCGAGATCGTCGCGACGACCGGCGCCAAGGTCGACATCGACGACGAGGGCGTGATCAAGGTGTCGTCGTCCGACACCGCGCAGATCGAAGCCGCGATCAAGTGGATCAAGGGCATCGTCGAGGAGCCGGAAGTCGGCAAGGTCTATGACGGCAAGGTCGTCAACCTGGTCGATTTCGGCGCGTTCGTGAACTTCATGGGCGGCAAGGACGGCCTGGTCCACGTCTCCGAAATCAAGAACGAGCGCGTGGAAAAGGTGTCCGACGTCCTGAGCGAAGGCCAGGAAGTCAAGGTCAAGGTCCTCGAGATCGACCAGCGCGGCAAGGTCCGCCTGTCGATGCGCGTCGTCGACCAGGAAACCGGCGCCGAGCTGGAAGACACCCGCCCGCCGCGCGAACCGCGTGAAGGCGGCGACCGTGGCCCGCGTGGCGACCGTGGTCCGCGTCGTGATGGCGGTGGCGGTCGTGACGGGGGCCGTGGCCCGCGTCGCGATGGTGGCGATCGCGGCCCGCGCCGTGACGGCGGCGACCGAGGTCCGCGTCGCGAGCGCTCGGAAGGCGGCAACGACGACGGCCCCGCGCCCGAGTTTGCGCCGGCGTTCCTGACGGGTGGCAACGACGACTGA
- a CDS encoding arsenate reductase family protein yields MIEAAGYAPTIVEYRTVGWTRATLDELLTAMRMTPRDVLRAKGSPAAELGLLDPSASDDAIIEAMIAHPILVNRPIVVTPKGAKLCRPSEGVFDLLDRKPTEFTKEDGEVVRL; encoded by the coding sequence ATGATTGAAGCAGCCGGGTATGCGCCGACGATCGTTGAATATCGCACCGTTGGCTGGACGCGAGCAACGCTCGACGAATTGCTGACCGCGATGAGAATGACGCCCCGCGATGTTCTGCGGGCCAAGGGCTCGCCAGCAGCCGAACTCGGCCTGCTCGATCCATCGGCGTCCGACGACGCGATTATCGAAGCCATGATTGCTCACCCGATCCTGGTCAACAGGCCCATCGTGGTGACGCCGAAGGGCGCGAAGCTTTGCCGTCCGTCTGAAGGGGTATTCGATCTTCTGGATCGCAAACCCACCGAATTCACGAAAGAAGACGGCGAAGTGGTTCGGCTCTAG
- a CDS encoding MIP/aquaporin family protein, translating into MTMTRRVTAEFVGTAMLLAIVVGSGIMGERLAAGNEAIALLGNTIATGAGLIVLIHIFGPISGAHFNPAVTLAVLLKRKTTVYDTIGYIGAQMIGAIVGVWAAHAMFAEPILQLSIKARDGLPQGFAECVATFGLIGTIFSTQRSRPEITPTAVGLYITAAYWFTASTSFANPAVTIARSISNSFAGIAPHSVPLFVAGQLVGMVAAVGAFTWLLKEEAVSD; encoded by the coding sequence ATGACGATGACCCGACGCGTCACAGCCGAATTTGTCGGCACCGCCATGCTGCTGGCTATCGTGGTCGGATCGGGAATCATGGGCGAACGACTTGCGGCCGGCAACGAGGCGATCGCTCTGCTCGGCAACACGATAGCCACCGGGGCCGGTCTGATCGTTCTCATCCACATTTTCGGCCCGATCTCCGGTGCGCACTTTAACCCGGCTGTCACGCTCGCCGTCCTGCTGAAACGCAAGACAACGGTCTATGACACGATCGGGTACATCGGCGCCCAGATGATTGGGGCGATCGTGGGCGTCTGGGCGGCGCATGCGATGTTTGCCGAACCAATCCTGCAACTCTCGATCAAGGCACGTGACGGACTGCCACAGGGATTTGCCGAATGTGTCGCGACGTTTGGCCTGATCGGAACGATCTTCAGCACGCAGCGCAGCCGACCCGAAATCACGCCCACCGCGGTCGGGCTCTATATTACCGCGGCCTATTGGTTCACGGCATCGACATCCTTCGCGAACCCCGCCGTGACGATCGCACGAAGCATTTCGAACAGCTTCGCCGGGATAGCGCCGCATTCCGTTCCCCTGTTCGTCGCGGGGCAGTTGGTCGGTATGGTAGCCGCAGTCGGCGCGTTCACTTGGCTGTTGAAAGAGGAAGCCGTCAGTGACTGA
- a CDS encoding metalloregulator ArsR/SmtB family transcription factor: MSNRYFENSRNIVMQLPTAVEALSALAHSSRLAAFRLLVRAGADGVAAGDIAREIGALPNTLSTHLTILGSAGLITSQRKGRSVIYSADYDGMRDLLGFLVADCCGGQPAICGSLGDLASKADCRP; the protein is encoded by the coding sequence TTGTCGAATCGATATTTCGAGAATAGTCGAAATATCGTGATGCAATTGCCGACAGCCGTAGAGGCACTATCCGCCCTAGCGCATTCAAGCCGCCTCGCCGCATTCCGGCTCCTCGTGCGAGCTGGCGCCGACGGCGTAGCCGCAGGCGACATCGCCCGCGAAATCGGCGCACTTCCCAACACGCTTTCCACACATCTGACGATTCTCGGCAGCGCCGGATTGATCACGTCTCAACGGAAGGGCCGCTCGGTGATCTATTCGGCCGATTATGACGGAATGCGCGATCTTCTCGGCTTTCTCGTCGCCGACTGCTGCGGCGGACAACCGGCGATATGCGGTTCACTCGGCGACCTCGCAAGCAAGGCCGATTGCCGTCCATGA
- a CDS encoding DUF535 family protein, with translation MRQVAALLRRPGPALRLKRIAGRARKSGHASADASIPLKYVGDYLSLSLSPGERYRALAFHYGFLESTITGVRIEPGLVLWQSIDDEGKTHDVVLQPAWAAPMEGETELCFRLDGVRLFTLTFCIVQGGLVGSAEPAVIFVGGVQGIFFGKDRIRYAARKNQEIAPLAMLLLAIDAVAEMLGIATIVGTSDTAQAASQTSVDGRSTTIDYAALWRDMGGIDDGRGHYCVAVGQTSGAEKEVAGKNKARTRRRRLQRRAVRDAMIGMLAVALGRDAPAAAPARKPIADRDGDGARRRVTASGSATPVAATPSGPAVRISAR, from the coding sequence ATGCGGCAAGTGGCAGCGTTGCTGCGTCGGCCGGGGCCGGCCCTGCGACTGAAGCGGATCGCGGGCCGCGCGCGCAAAAGCGGCCATGCCAGTGCCGATGCGTCGATCCCGCTCAAATATGTCGGCGACTATCTGTCACTCAGCCTGTCGCCCGGCGAGCGGTATCGCGCACTCGCCTTTCACTATGGCTTCCTGGAAAGCACGATCACGGGCGTCCGGATTGAGCCCGGCCTGGTGCTGTGGCAATCGATCGACGACGAAGGCAAAACGCACGACGTCGTGCTGCAACCGGCCTGGGCGGCGCCGATGGAGGGGGAAACCGAACTCTGCTTCCGGCTCGACGGCGTTCGCCTGTTCACCCTGACCTTTTGCATCGTGCAGGGTGGCCTGGTGGGATCGGCCGAGCCGGCGGTGATATTCGTCGGCGGCGTCCAGGGCATCTTCTTCGGCAAGGATCGGATCCGCTACGCCGCGCGCAAGAACCAGGAGATCGCGCCGCTCGCCATGCTGTTGCTGGCGATCGACGCCGTCGCCGAAATGCTCGGCATCGCGACGATCGTCGGCACGTCCGACACTGCGCAGGCGGCGAGCCAGACATCGGTCGACGGGCGCTCGACGACGATCGACTATGCGGCGCTGTGGCGCGACATGGGCGGGATCGACGACGGTCGCGGCCATTATTGCGTGGCCGTCGGGCAGACGTCGGGGGCGGAAAAGGAAGTCGCGGGCAAGAACAAGGCGCGCACCAGGCGCCGGCGGTTGCAGCGGCGCGCCGTTCGCGACGCGATGATCGGGATGCTGGCGGTGGCGCTGGGCCGCGATGCTCCTGCCGCCGCGCCCGCCCGCAAACCGATCGCCGATCGCGACGGTGACGGCGCGCGCCGCCGCGTTACTGCCAGCGGATCTGCGACCCCTGTTGCAGCGACCCCATCAGGCCCTGCAGTTCGGATATCAGCACGCTAA
- a CDS encoding class I SAM-dependent methyltransferase: protein MANTVTRYARRMGAVYRTYGAGGLAARIIDKVRSAFGVSSKAHRSFIDAKAKSDAAFDEAAEADTGGVQHLPGLTIASANRVHGSSHIAINPAEFTTSLAVAEQDFVAVDQTTFVDLGSGKGRALLMAADRGYRHLIGVEFAAELDAIARRNIAQRTDRERFTLIHGDATEFDLPDGPVLLFLYHPFDRPIMAEVARRVGASWRADSRQLRVVYQHPIFADVWLQAGWRSIATPPDCTIFDPGSLPKG from the coding sequence ATGGCCAACACCGTGACTCGTTATGCCCGCCGGATGGGGGCGGTCTATCGCACCTACGGCGCCGGCGGGTTGGCGGCGCGCATCATCGACAAGGTCCGGTCGGCGTTCGGCGTGTCGAGCAAGGCGCATCGATCGTTCATCGATGCCAAGGCGAAGAGCGACGCCGCGTTCGATGAGGCGGCCGAGGCAGACACCGGCGGCGTCCAGCATCTGCCCGGATTGACGATCGCCAGCGCCAACCGAGTCCACGGCAGCAGTCACATCGCGATCAATCCGGCCGAGTTCACCACCTCGCTCGCCGTCGCCGAACAGGATTTCGTCGCCGTCGATCAAACCACGTTCGTGGATCTCGGCTCGGGCAAGGGGCGCGCGTTGCTGATGGCGGCCGACCGTGGCTATCGCCACCTGATCGGCGTCGAATTCGCCGCGGAGCTGGACGCCATTGCACGGCGTAACATCGCACAGCGCACCGACCGGGAGCGGTTCACGCTGATCCATGGCGACGCGACCGAATTCGACCTGCCCGACGGACCCGTGCTGCTGTTTCTCTATCACCCGTTCGACCGGCCGATCATGGCCGAGGTCGCGCGACGCGTCGGCGCGTCGTGGCGGGCGGATTCGCGACAGCTGCGGGTCGTCTACCAGCATCCGATATTTGCCGACGTTTGGCTTCAGGCCGGATGGCGCTCGATCGCGACCCCGCCCGATTGCACCATCTTCGATCCGGGTTCGCTGCCAAAAGGCTGA